CTTATGCTTCTGCTATAGGGTCCATAATGTATGTTATGATCtgtactcgaccagatgtctcgtatgcattaagcatgacgagtagatatcagTCAAATCCTAGAGAGGgttattggactgcggtaaagactatcctcaagtatcttagaagaacaaagaacatgTTCTTAGTTTTTCGAGGACACAAGGAATTAGTCGTCAGAGGATATACTGACGCAAGTTTTCAGACAGATCAGGATGATCTGAAATCGCAACAAGGATATGTGTTTTGTCTGAATAGTGCAGTTGTTTGTTGGAGGAGTTCTAAGCAGGAGACAGTTGCAGATTCAACAACTGAGTCCAAGTACATAGCAgcttcagaggcagcaaaggaagttgtgtggatcaagaacttcatagcggagcttgaagtggttcatagcattgttgatccagttgtactatattgtgacaataatgcaGTCATAGAACAGGCAAAGGAGCCAATGTTTCACCAACGATCCAAACATGTACTAAGGAAGTATCACCTCCTTAGAGAGATTGTTCAAAGAGGTGATGTGTTGGTTAGCAGAGTAGATACCAACGAGAATATCGCAGACCCACTCACAAAGGCCTTACCTCTACAGAAACATGAAACGCATGTGAGGAGCCTAGGACTGAGAGTCTgtagtgcaagtgggagattgttagtgtgtgtACTTATGtaccaagacactccttatgtattttgtggataattatttaataaaggcaagtatttatcattaattatttacttttctgtacatatataattaatgataaagttcCACAGATTAAtaggtatattaatctgaaaatagtccttgatcggacagatatctagaggggacatggatatctagatcaacactgagtatgactaggtcaagATAGACCGAGGGatagatatccaagttgtacttgggggtgccttgagtttaaaggtacactggacacgacccgctcaagaggagaccacatattaagcatcattggttactcctcttatgaacgagtatAACTGATCTTTGACTTGAggccttcatttattctatgcgtgaagttatgtgctttgacgtcgttaaaagcagtctttaatcggattgtgattaatacggtagttgggtgtatgacaaagcgtagagagaatagtattgagtcaatagaggattcatcgccctcttggattaggagttaacatcctgaccgcttgatagagatattagtgactcaaaatccatggtcatgggaggaatgatttatcattcaagagtagtctattatatcttagaaatcaagtaaaacaattaatttgataatgatgcataatgtaccgaATTAATTGAAATATAGGCTTAGATGaaaagattgaattacacagtaattgGTTCATGGTGGTTttcagtttatgactgatattaattttatcacgttgggtggctaaaaactattgctagacggttaccttagtctgtatTGATTTACattgccttcgtgtataaaatctagagggtcgcacgcatagcacgtagacatgaataatggtatcggaagctagtcgagatcaagatcaaatatggatttatttgatataaagaaaagagaattcgaatagtcataatcatgatgattaatggagaattcgaagagtcgtcataatgataattaatgaagaatttgaagagtcatcataatgaatgttataaatgaagaatttatggagtctataatttttcatcttcctaattaatgaagatcataaatgatgaattaattgagaccttaatttttcatattccttagaggctataagtagccatcctCGGAATGATGTAGGGGTGGAATTCCTTATCTCGATTTCTtcctcgtcaacttcttcttcgtgGACCTTCCACCGGAAGAGGTTGGTAGtacttccaagactttgtcgatccaagaggctagcacgtaacggatcgtatcaagttcatgatctagtgcgcgtggataccgctagagaaGTCATACGTGAGACTCTTATCTGTCTTATCTGTCTGTGATATTATTCATACCTATCGAGTactcgaggtatatttttatattatttttatataaaactaTATCTATCATGAAAGATTCATGATTCAATATATATTTTTCGCTGCGCTCCAAACCCATGCAAAACAAGAGAATTGATGTTAGATCCGTCATAATATGAACATTGAGTTTGTTCAGAGAGCGATAAAACTCAATCAATAATGTATTCTTTAATTTCGTAACTTACCATGAGAAACTTTGGGCGGATAAACTTGCAGAAGTCAATATTGTTAATAATATTTACAGccgaaaaaaaaataagagaagagTAGGAAGGAGAGCTTCTGTAGCCTAATTAATTGAAAGCCAGTGGCGCCTCGCTCTCGCGCGAGTTCCGAGACGAATCATCACCGCCGTCGACCGGCGAGACTTTGTTATTGGGGACGGGAGCGACGGCGGCGGCTCGCAGCGGCGGCCTTTCGACGTCGCCAATCTTGGTGCACCGGTAGGTGCAGGTGGCGAGCCAGAAGAGCCAGGGGATGGCGACGAGGGACATGCCGGCGACGGGGAACCACGCCGTGTCGGGTGACTCCGGCTGCGCGATGTAGAACACGAGCAGGGCGCCGCCGGCGAGCAGCGCCAGGAAAAGGGAGCAGGACACGAACCACACGCAGCGGCGGCGGGCTGTTCCTCCCTCTTCCGGCGGCGGCTGCATCGATCGAGGTTGGCTTCTCGATGATTTGCACGCACGGCTCGATCAGATCACATGATTTGCATGCACGGCACTGGTTCACAATTATGATCGATCAATTGGTAACGGTGATCATGGCCGGAGGAAGAAAGGGATGACAGGGTGTTATTGGGGTAATTAATGGAGGTCAAAAGAAGTGGTGTTCCTGTTCGAGTGGAGGTATTATTTTGATGGTTATTACGTAAAGAGAACGAGAGAAAGAGATAAAAGGGCGGGACACAATCGCGCTATTAGCGTGCATGATACAAAAGATTCACCAATATAATCTTCCATATGTGAAATTAATacaaaagtttgaaaattttaagcaTACATCTTGTCTATAGAATGAGAAAAATATTACAAATGGAtgtcattatatatatatcaggTTTCCTAGAATTTAACTTAAAGAATAAAATGTATATTATTTcacaaattggaaaaagaaaatgtataTATAAAACAATGTGTAACTATGCAAAGGCCATCAGGAGTATTTTATGCCTCGACATACTTTAGAGGTATTCCTTCATATCTTACACTATTCTCATCAGCATGCTTAGGCTGTCGCAGAGATAGGGATCGTGACAAAACTGCACAGCAAAATACGTACATTTGAGTTCTTCAATCAGAATGGTAAGGTGTAATATTTTCTAAAAGGAAAACAGTGTATATACCAAATGAACCATCATCAGTCATGTCCTTTGTCTGGTGAAGCAGAAATGTGCCAGAAAGAATTGTCACAAAACCACACATCTCCGTGACAATTCGTGTGGGGTTTTGTCGATCCCAATCCTGCAATAGAAGTATATATATGAAGAAATTCACAAGACCATATATATAGCCAAATGAAAGCTACATATGCTGATATGTAGAATATTAATCAGCAAGAAaggtaacaatttttttttaattttcaatagtaCCGGTGGCATACAAATTACATACATCATAATTTCTACCTTATGAAAGGGTTTCCtagtgatatttatttttttactagTGAGTATTTGAATTATCAACACTAGGAATTAGCTCTTGTCACATATCCGGAGGAAGGGTCGGATTTAAATCATATTGATTCTATTGTATGCAATTTTACCATGCATTACAAGAGGTTATTTTCAAGACTTGAACTCGTGACCACAGAGCCACGTAACAAtaattttaccgttgcgccaagactcTCCTTTATTGTATCATATCATATATTTCTTAAATTTAAAGTCCTAATTTATCATACCATATATTAACACATCAATCAATATGTGGAGCAATGAACTTTATTGATATTTAGCTTGAACAAACCATCAAATGTGAAGCTTTTGCCATTACATATGCCCCACAAACTTGCCCGGCTTAAATATAAGTTTAACATTGTGTTTGTTATGTTACTGAATACTAAATCTCTCCTAACACTCGGGATATACAAAACATCATCAAGAGTAAATCTTCCATGATAAGAATTGTAGAAAGTATCATGAGGTACTGTTAGTCTAAAATACTACATCCTGGGTTTTTCCATTTGCTGCTAATTCAATAGAAGGAAGACAAGAAACAAAGGGGTGTTGAATAAATGGAGATCTTGTAAAGGAGTATATAAAAGAAGAAAAGTGAACATATGAGAGTGTGCATCGTTTTCTTAAAATAAGATGTAGAAAAATCTAAAACACAGTAAAATATCAACGGAAAGTACATTGAAGAAATGAAGCAGAATCAGAAAACTAGCACAGAATTTTGCATTATCACACCCACTATTAATTTTTTCAATGAGAATACAAAGGAGGTGTAAAACCCTACCTTGAACATGATTACGCTAGCCAAAATGGTCAATGACGTAAACATTACATAGTAAATTGGTGATACAACAGCAGTATTGAAAGTGTCAAGTGCCTACaatataaaggaaaaaaaatagttaaCAATAGTAAGTCTAGCAATATCGAAAGTATCAACTGCctacaatacaaaaaaaaaaaaaaaggttgatGATTCAGAATGTATAGTGAAAACATACCCAACTATGTAAAAAGCCAGTTTATGTAGTGGATCATTTATTATTCAACATTGATATTTTGATATGGAACCTATAGATACATTATGTTAACAAACAAAATTAGGGATTTAAATTTATCATCCCCCTATGTAAACAAAATATGTACTTGAGACAATACTTTCATCATAACATCTTACTAAATCAATGCAATAAGCAAATTCTGCAGCAGATAACTCAAGCCCTAAGTGCTTAAGGCCATGTGTTCTAGTACAGAAATAGTAAGCATAACAAGACATGAATCATGTAGTTCAAGTTCAAGAATTACTAACATAATAGTGTGCAATAAACTAATAATGTAGCCAAGCAATTATTCTGGGACAAATTAGAGAGCATGGACTTTGGTTCAATCTCAAAAAAGTTAACAATTATGCAGCAGATAAAAACACAACACAGAAATCTAAAGCAAAATTTTTCATGAGAAGTCCCCAAGAAATTGCAAGTAAATGACAAAAAAACAGTATCAATTTTATGGGTCATAAACATTGAACAATCTCAGGGATCAGATGGCTACCATTGATATCGATCAGCTGGCTAAACAATTCATATGATGTTTTTATTTTGTGTATTCTGATAGGGTGCTCCACAATTTTCAAGTAAAAAAAGGATGGATAAGCTTCAGTTCGTCAACCGATAGCACATAACAGTTATGTATAACTTCAGAGTTTTTATGTATAACACTTTCTAGCAAACCTATTTCAGTCTCCTAAACTAGATGACTGTTAGTGCTTTGTCAGTTATGTTTTCAGTTGTCACTAATGGCTCTCTTATAGAAATGGATAATAGGAATAGCTGTGTAAATACAAGGAGATAAAACTCCAagaagaacaaggagagagataAAAGATTGGAATCATATATGATGTGTCCAATTTACTAGTATTCCAATGAACTGAACTATTTCATCTTACTAAGTTGAATAATCAAGAACCTATAAATAGATTCGTTATGACCAGAAGCTAAAAATTATGGTCTTAGAACTTGGAGAACATTTACAGTTAACACCTGAAAAAAATATGATCAAAAGGTAGTGCTAAGAAAATTAGCGAAAGATGATCGGACAAGAAGATACTGCAATGAGGGCATATGCACAAGTAGAACTTATGGTGCTAGATAAATTCTTTAGTTATTGCTAGGCTTTTTCTTCAAGCAAACAAAAGAAGAATATCATTGTCTATAAGTACTTGTATGCTACTTTGAATCTATGAAAATCCTTGAGATTCAAGAATTAGGTCAGATAACCTTAAGCGCAGTAAGATTTATGATTAGGCATGCCCAATACATAAAAATCACACAGAGGTGCACACACATGTATATTTAACATGAAACAACCAGCACACTACCTTGTTTAGATAGTTGATTTGTGTAACCACGCAAATAAGAACGATAATGGTAAATGCCCAAGTTTGTGGATATATCAATTGATTCATTCCAGAAAATGTCAATTTCAGCGCAATCCCAAGGGCCTTGACACTCATGACCTGTCCAGTCAAATGTGTTTACACAAACATCATAAAACTCAACAAAAACATGAAGAATGAGTGAATAAGAAATAATGTATGGGGTAAGTGGATACCGATAGAGAACCAACCAACGAACAAACACCAAGATAGAACATTATATTTGTCTGCCCATACTTGGGGATATAGCAGAATATAAGCACAAATGAGGCTGAAATCACAATAGTTGCATAGCAGAGAAAAACTGCAGGAGATGTAAATAAATCTTAGTAACTCTTTAAGTAGTTTGACCAGCAAATTCAAATGGAACACCAAGGAGCATCATAGCCAATAAATAACTAGGTAAAATAAGTGTTAATTAAAGTAATATTGCTTTGCCACCAACAGTATATAAACAGCCAAAGACCTGGTTCGGTAGCAAGATCCCATACTTCTTTCACTGACTCGATATCCCTTTCCTGCGGAGCATGAAGAACTATCATTGTTGATCCCACAACACAAAGCGCACAGCCAAGAATACCGAAAATATGCAGCTTTTCCTGCAGTATAATGTGAGCCAGCACAGCACTGAAAGATAGAATGATGATTTTAGCATGTGAATATTTTGTATAATGTATGAATTGTGAGCCAGTTAGCTACCTGATTATAATGCTAAGTGCCCCAAGTGGAGTTACAAGAATTGCGGGAGCAAATGCATAAGCAGCAAAATTGGCAACTTCCCCAACAATCACTGATCATCAAGTCACTAATGTTAGAGTTCATTAGCACTGAAAGAAAGTGGAAGAGTACCAAAATCATTCAAGGCAACAGATGACCCatgcaataaaagaaataaatctgGCTAATAAATATGAAGCATACCATCAAACTGAtgaacaagaaagaaaaatccTTAAACCAATTTGATAAACAAATTTCTCATTCTTACAAATTTATAAGCAATTTCATCATTTGACATTCAATAGTCTGTGCAGTACAAACAGAATACCACCTCCATTAactaaacaaaaaaataataataaaaaaaaagaggttAGGGTGAACATACTGGTCCTTGATTTGAATGTGAATTTTCTATATCCATATCACCAGTCTAGCATGTCTTGTTTCCCATCAGTTGACCAGTAGGAAATTTAATACACTCAAGCGCAATTAAGCATTAATTAATTACAAGAGAGTACGATCTCCTAATAACTACACATATACTCGTGGTCATGGCATTTACTAGAAAAGGACTATGCTAATGCAACATAACAATGAAAAGAATAAAGTAATCTTACTAGTAATCATGCCTGCCCACCAAAGTGGCTCATATAAGTAAGAATAACCTCCGAAACCTGTAATCAAATGAAACTTGTCTGAGTTCATGAGTGGATCAAGAACAACATATCAAAGCAAGTGTTTAGATTAGTATATTACTAAAGAGCAAATATCATGAAAggtaaagagaaaataaaataaactatttaattaaagggcagcccggtgcacgaagctcccgccatgcaagGTCCAGGGAATGAGCCATTGTACACAACCTTActttgctttttgcaagaggttgtttcaaggattcaaacccgtgaccttttggtcacaaaacaataactttaccgttgcgccaaggctctccttcaaaataaactatttaattgAATTCCATAAATAAAATAATGGTCGTCTACATGTTGATCATAAAAAATACAGAGCTGAGTCCTAGCatgacccatgagcatttttataaGAAACTCCCCTCTCTTCCTAATCAATCAAAAAGTCATTAATCCAGGCAAGATTTTATCATCCCTTAAACAGAAGAACCAAAACCGATGTCCTAATGCTTAGTGAACAGATTAATCTTGTGACTTCCCACATCTCAAGATAACACGATACATAATTTAATATCATAAGTTGGATGATTTAATAATGTAATATGATTCTGTCCTCCATTCAatcatataaaataataataataatatcacaAGTTCCGCAATTTAAGAAGGTAATATGATTCTATCATCCATGCAATCTAATCGGTTTTACTTAAAATGAATAATACCCACACTATATAATGTGGTTCTGTAGGCTTTGTGAGTTTAGAGTTAGTGAAATATATAGTACAgtgataaaatatatatatatagtgcgaGAATTTACGAAATCATAGGAATTTTTTGTCACAGCTTCCTTCTTAAAAATTGAACTTTCTCCTTTCATCAATTTCATTCAAAACAATACATAATGAGTATAGAGTTACACACATCTAGAATGAtcaaaaagatttatttatttttaaaaaatctacctAATCGAAACAGCAAGCACTGCCAATAAGCCAATTTTCCTATGCAAATGTAAAAATTGATTCCTTTTGTCACATGTGTTAGCTTCTATTGAAATATTCAATAATTTTATTATACCATGTTTTTAGAGgaatttagaaaattataataagtgtttttcttttattttttgaaaaaaaaatgttattttatatataaaaaaagtcaTGTAATCAATTTATAATGGGATTAGGATTGCATGTATTGAATTATGATTTTGAGAGTTAATACAATTTTAATTTACAACATAGTATCAGGGCCAAATTCCTTTTCCCTAAACTTGAAATTCAGGTCGCATCATATCTCACCCCAAAACCCGAAACCAGTGACGGATCCAGACAAAAAAAGAAAAGGGTGCTCAAAGAAGGGAGCTAGAGTTTGTCTTCCTTCTCGCTGCCCCTCAGACTGCATCATACTGGTGGAATTTTCCGGGAGCAAGGGGGTGCTGAAGCACACCCCCGCTCCCCCCTAGATCCGTCGCTGGCCGAAACTATACCTTTTCCCTAAACCCTATACCATGACCTCCACTACCTCTACAAGAACCGAATCTACTATGCCTCAAAGTTTATTATTTGAAaatgtatttaattttacaaagAATAAGTCATATTATCTATTTATCGATCTATAAAATAGTTAGGATCTCATGTATTGAATTATGTTTTTGAGAGTTAATACGATTTTATTTTACAACAGTTTTCTCTTGACGCTATAACTACCTCCATTCTATCATATTTAACGTTCATCTATGCTTGTGCCTCATCAAACCATACTGTTGCCTTACATCTTGTAATTATTTCTAGAATGTTCCTGAGAGGCTTGACGATAGAAGATTCAGCATATCTTGACCATGCGCCATTACTAGTGATTAGCCATTGACAAACTAATTTCCCTTTCCACGTCATTTAAAATGCCTCCAATTCCAAACTGGAAGGTCAAGATCAATAATTAGTTCAACTGAGTTTATTCATTATATAATTAACTAGGACTTCATACTATTAACACGTCACTCATAACTCATTTTGCAATTGTTTGCTGCAAATATAACTGACACATGTTGGACATGTGTTTTTAATATGAAACTATGTTTATAATCTTACAAATCCAACAATCCCCCGTTACTATGTGAAACTATGTTTACAATCTtctcacgtccgatcctcgatccACCAAGTCTTCCATCCGACCTACTAGgtcttgtaacgcccgaaaattctcgaaactgcattataaatattctacgatttttctggaatttttagatatttttccggaattttccgagtagcggaagcagcaaaaataaatagaaccgcaaaatagcttaggcgggaatcgaactcgagacctatggtttagggataatgttagtaaccggttgaacccagcagggccgtactgagagaaaggagaatcaaatatatttataattgagtcgggccaaaatacccacttaatataaataggaaaacataagttggtttggtttattttgtgttggttcggcaacttctcccgcaccctaacctcaccgacgccacctctccctctcctccctctatcggcgcaaaccacaaggagacctagggttctctccctagggttccaaggtcacttttcggcgacgatttcagcacaaggatgttcccctccgcgagtagagcacgtggacgcgagcgaatcgtcgagaagtcgtctccaccggaatttctagcgattagatttgtaagaaatctagcacacaatgtaagaaacccctcacctacagtataatagctaccgtgtgatttttctatgcattagtttagttatatgcgtatgttttcgacacatagggtgtatttaaccctcctcgcaggtttagggatttagtgagtacctttagatgggccggacacatcttttctccttcagttggaggtttagatgctgttgggtgcctaaaggtagtctccctaatagggagggGAGTTACagcgcactaggtgttcgattaaataaccagcttagaaaagaatgcaacttaggcatttttattagcacggttgaatgcattagaagcatctaaattagtaaatcagtttattctagcttatatgggactacggtccaatgggtgggctcccacagtcgcctctaggttcagacaacctagctctaggttcagataacctagaaagagcaatttagaacagtttagctatactcagtattttagttttcagttggcactgtactagattagatatccattgggctgggctcccatagtcggtccctaggtttagataacctagtagctctactaaattcgggacttgcaaccccgggtctagttagagatgcgcgcatagcacgtacagttgccgggcccctcagcagcatgtttagtattttcacttattatatgtatacggttttcaacctttcacaaattagttcgtgaattcagtacaattctagcagtagctcagttcttagtatcagcttagtttttccctgtgaatatgcatgatgactttatgttcagctttagatatgccatgattgtatgcttatatgccatgccatgcttagtttattcagtatatccagcatatgttttaaacagcatgatttaaaatcatatttgcatcgttgcatgttttgtgaggtagatggtttcttactaagctttttagcttatagatactacttttcttatcactgcagataaaggtaaaggaaaagtggatcagtagcggaggttggagggcaatgctatcaagatgtgtgggcaggagttgaaataaagatctttgggatctaagcagttttacttcagtattagcactttgcgttttagttttcattattcagttttgattgttaagtgttatgagatagtaaaccatgcactatgtagtatgccagtttagaatgttagtagttttatattagtgtgatttgcattggtttagagttgttgtgtgaggttttgcacGCCAAAGTGTCAAATCGATTCGGCGAAATCGAACTCGATCGGTCTCGCACCGATCAAGCTGGCctttggatcggtcaccgaccgatcagataTCTGATGCTCTGATcctccggatcggtcaccgaccgacccCGATCTGATGGCGTTCAGAGAGTTTGGTgcacggatcggtcaccgaccgatcagacatACTGGATCGATCTGGCCGATCCGAccacactggatcggtccgccgatcgatccggaaaCAGAactcagagctccgatcgatccgtggatcgatcggcaggttcgtaggtagttgggaagtttagtttctagtccctagctcggtTGGGATGTTcggtttcccctccttagcatgtgtacacagaagaaggtctttagacctttcttatcgattgtatccgtccttagtagagtaaaattttaattagcccagctttccgcaaagtatagtttagcataaattgtagcgaccgaccttacagccagtaccggaaggtgggtcgttacagagtggtatcgagcggtgttccatacttcctacacacacattgaacctgcaacttccaagtaagaatacctctactttatttatgctccttgttttgttattacggttcatgtttatatgtctatcgcttgttagtatgtgatagtttttaaacatgacatTAGTAGTTATATAACCTGTGATTACATtaattatgttatgttctctcgtctttagaaatgacacgaggacgcccggctagaagggcactagctctgAGCCCAGAAGAGGCGATTCGGTGCCTCACGGATCTTATAGCATTAGTGGCTCGGTTATGGCACGGCTGAGCAAAgaacagaaatagccaccttaaaggctaatcgtgagtaccccacagtcaccccgaaccgaatttgacgactccggtagtcttagaggttccaccactcCAGCCtacagcagctgagccaagaaaggaagcctatcgatccagTGGCGTGAGTCAagccgagaacttctcgggcactagtgaaccatgggatgcacaagcctggttcaaaaccctggagagcacgatggagcttcggactggccgaacacgagaaggtgaagtgtgcctccttctgcctgacaggagacgcatgtgggaaagaatcgaacgaagcgcccagtgaaccagatgtcatgggctgacttcgagaaggaattcttcgaggagttctttcacatacgggttacaaaccgccactatgacgagttcactgagtttcgtcagggcaacctttcagttgaggaagccgtgaagaaattcaacaggttggctcgtctatgcccggagctagttagcacagagaaggaacgaatccggttgatgctcaagatgctgaggccagagatagcagtgaacgtggctggtggcatacataggccacaaaccacagaggagttagtgagcagtgccttgaccacagagcattaccagaacagcataaagcagcagaagcaagtctcctcagagtccaaaggccaaggaaactctcacactcagaaacagcaaggccacagctctaactggaaagggaactccaacagcaagcgcaaatcagggagtgacccaaaaggaggaccatctagcaagcgacccagttatccaaagtgtgctacttgtgggaaattccacccaggggtttgtcgcaagggcacacgaggatgctttgaatgtggacaagaagggcacatggccaagcagtgcccgaacaagaccggtcttcctcagccacagcagattcagtatgtaggccagctcagttatatcagatacgggccgctctagaaggtccacttatcagccagggcagattagaagcccctccagctatggcgaatgcg
This region of Zingiber officinale cultivar Zhangliang chromosome 9A, Zo_v1.1, whole genome shotgun sequence genomic DNA includes:
- the LOC122020326 gene encoding probable magnesium transporter NIPA4 — translated: MITMIVGEVANFAAYAFAPAILVTPLGALSIIISAVLAHIILQEKLHIFGILGCALCVVGSTMIVLHAPQERDIESVKEVWDLATEPVFLCYATIVISASFVLIFCYIPKYGQTNIMFYLGVCSLVGSLSVMSVKALGIALKLTFSGMNQLIYPQTWAFTIIVLICVVTQINYLNKALDTFNTAVVSPIYYVMFTSLTILASVIMFKDWDRQNPTRIVTEMCGFVTILSGTFLLHQTKDMTDDGSFVLSRSLSLRQPKHADENSVRYEGIPLKYVEA
- the LOC122019020 gene encoding uncharacterized protein LOC122019020, with translation MQPPPEEGGTARRRCVWFVSCSLFLALLAGGALLVFYIAQPESPDTAWFPVAGMSLVAIPWLFWLATCTYRCTKIGDVERPPLRAAAVAPVPNNKVSPVDGGDDSSRNSRESEAPLAFN